One genomic window of Candidatus Nitrosopumilus sediminis includes the following:
- a CDS encoding reverse transcriptase-like protein has protein sequence MEINIYVDGSGGTNSGYGYFIKETGESFYEKKPDLTNNQAEYLAIISALNKYVDSDEEIIIHSDSKNTVNQLNHEFAINNEELRNLAREAWELMGKFSNLSIVWIPRKENLAGKMLGS, from the coding sequence ATGGAAATTAATATTTACGTTGACGGTTCTGGTGGAACCAATAGTGGATATGGTTATTTTATTAAAGAAACCGGAGAATCGTTCTATGAAAAAAAACCTGACCTTACTAACAATCAGGCGGAATATCTTGCAATAATTTCTGCATTGAACAAATACGTTGATTCAGATGAAGAAATTATCATTCACAGTGATTCCAAAAATACTGTGAATCAATTAAATCATGAATTTGCAATAAATAATGAAGAATTAAGAAATTTGGCTAGAGAAGCATGGGAACTTATGGGAAAATTTTCAAACTTGTCTATCGTATGGATTCCTAGGAAAGAGAATCTAGCTGGAAAAATGCTGGGAAGCTAA